AAGATATCTTAAAAGATTTATTATTATGTTCCACAGATTTATGGAAGTTTTCCCACCCTGCAATTAActcaacagacaaacataatgAATAATCTGGAACAaataaaaagggagagagaacaTAACTAACCAGTCTAATTCATTTGTACACAGGCATTACAAATAATATCTGACTGACACATACAGAATTGCTGCTCTGAATGACAACAGCATACACACTGGTTAGCTGAAGGGATCTGGGTCCATAATGAAGCTCTACAAAGCTCTTACACAATTAGTACAATTTATCAAGCTGTACACACCATCACTCTCCGCCTTGTTTTCCCAACAGATGCTTCAACTTTCTGAATTtattctttcccattctgtcCTTTGCCTTCATgggtgtttttctctttttgcctTGCTTTTTCTCAAATCTGCTTCCTTCCTTTTTGTTAGCCTTTGACACTTTAGTTTCATCAGCTGTCTTAACCGCAGGCTTCTTGGCTTCGGTCCCTTTCACAGTCTCTCCATCCATCTTGGCGacctttgccttttttggtCCAGCAGGTAAGTCCTTTTTGCCTTTTGGCTTGGCGTTTGCCATTTTCTTGGCCTTTGTTCCATTGGCTTGGGCTTGGGCTTTCCTCTTTAAGCCGCCTGCCTTGCCGGAGACAATCTTCTTTGTCTTGCCACTTTTGGATGGTTTCTCTTCAGGTGAGTCTGTTACAGCTGTCGCCTCAGGAGCATCTGTGCTTTCTTCTTCTACATAAATAAACACAGGATGAGTTGTTGTTAAACAGGGTAACTATCATAATAAAAGATGGCATGTGCTTGTAAGAGAAAGTGTTACCTTTTGCTGCTGGTGCAGTTGGAATTACATTGGAGAATTTCTTCAGCTTGGCAACAAAAAACCCATCCATATTGTGAGAATGAGGGTAAAATCGGCGAGACAGTCGCAGAGTAGGGTGGAATCTACGTTCTTTGAACCTGAAAGAATGGGAAAACATGTTTAGGTTTGAAGATCAGAGTACTTGCCTTTCAATATCTCTACCACTATGTGAAAACCCATTGGTTATCTTATTTACCTGGTGAAGCCTTCCTTGCCAAAGTCAAGTCCAGTGGGAACTAATTTGACATTCCTTTTCTTTAAAGCATAGTCCACCACCCATTCATTCTCCTCCACCTGGTGGATGACATTCTGATCAATACCCAAACCTGCTAAATATTCACAAAGAACATGTAAACCTAAGAATAAACTTGTTGCATATGCAATACAAATACCATTATTGAACATGTGCAGTAGATCAGATATCCTCCCGTAGGGGACTCCGCGTTGACAGAGTCAATTGCAGATAGAATCAGTTCTTTCTGCAAGTGAGCAGAGCGCTGGATATCGGCCTCGTCCTGTCAGGAAATAggagatggggaaaaaaaaaagaaatattataattttttacattatttaaaaacaaaagtatacATCTGTATGAGCGTATACGTTAACAGTGAATGGTGTTTTACCTTACTGGTCTTCACAGCTGGATCTTTAGCGATGACTCCCGTGCCTGAGCACGGAGCATCAAGCAGCACTCTATCAAACCCACCCATCACCTGTAGGCAAAGTCAGTACGCTCTTTAAAACTCTAGAGTCAATGTAGACCACAGAGAGAAATGTTTTTCTACAGATGTATAAACGATACCTTTGGGAACTGCCTTCCATCGTAGTTGCAGATAACAGTGTTGGTGACGCCGAGACGGTGGACGTTACCCACCACACTCTTCAATCTGTCAGCGTTGGCGTCATTGGCCACGATCGTCCCCGTGTTTCTCATCAGCTGAGCTGAGGGTGGAACGTTCacataagttaaaaaaataatttaactaGTATGTGAGAAAAGTTTGCATTGGTCTACAATGCACATGAAACAAAGCTATtgggatatttaattcattttaaagtttgtttacaatatttttcgGTCATTGgttccagtttctcaaatgtaataattttatgctttttattaggggtgtgcaaaaaaacaacaaccaaaaaacgattcacattcgtattgcgattcaagctctaccgattcaaaatcgattcatagaattccaaacaTTTTTCGTTTTGTAATGGCTTGTATACTATTGTCCTAAAATTAGTTAAGCTCGCCATTTCCATAGATGGCGCTGCGCCAAATTCACACTGACGCCTGGGCACACTATAATCAAAAGAAGAACGAGTGCAGCAGAAGTAGTTTAGTCGGCGCAAACTATGGCAAACCTCACAGAAAGAattattcaacctgctccatcctcaTTGAAGGCGAGAGTTTGGGCACATTTCGGCTTTTATAACCTTGAGGGGAAGACGGAACTTGATAGGAATCATGCTATATGCAGGCTTTGCAAAGCGAAAGCtaagtattttggaaacaccacaaacttgaGAACTCACACGGTACGCTATCACCCAGAGATTAACATTATAAGACGTGGACGAACAACAACTAAAATACCCAGCATGCCAGTCAACCAACGCACTCACTTTCAATGCTCTAAACTCCCACCAAACTCTGAACGAgaagctctttttatttaagttttattttatacttgaattaaatgtatttgaaagctggccaaagcttggcactttccagtttttagttgcaaaagtttttatttctgtatgaaGACATATgtaatatcaaactacatttaatttgtgtttcttttcttttgaattgtaggtctactgcaatcacatgggaaaagtaactacatttacatactatgaatctttttttttttttttttttttttttttttaaatagagaaATCATTTTTGACtcaaaaatcgattttgaatcgaatcttgagcctaaaaatcaatattgaatcgtgacattttctgaatcgtgcacccctacttTTTAATCATCATACATGGCAGtaaaatatatttgggttttggactgttggttggataaAACCAGGAATTCAAATACATCCTGTTGGGCTTTAGTAAGTTATAACTGGTATTTATTCACCATgttgtgacattttatagacaaaaccaGAGTCAATCCACGAATCGAAAAAAATTCAGCAGGTtaatccataatgaaaataatcatttgcTGCAGCCCTAGTCTACATTATACAGATTGAAATGCAACATTAGTAGAACAATATATAACTGCAGCACATCTTACCAATATAGGTGGTCTTGCCTCCTGGGGCTGAGCTCATGTCTAACACTAGCTCTCCCTCCTGTGGAGAGAGCGCCATGACGGGCAGAAAACTGGAGGCTCCTTGCAGCATGTACTGACCAGACAGATACTCCGGGGTTGCACCTGTTTTAAAACATGGAAAGAGTTACAGTTAAAGCTTGTGAGGTGACAGTCAGCCTCAGATATTTTCCAATAAAAGATCCTTAATAGCTCAAGTAAAATCGTCGACCTGAATGTGCTGACACCTACCTACAGGTACTGAGGAGTCATAGATGACCAAACCCACTTTAGACCATTTCCCCAATGGATCAAGGTTCACTCCTCGGTTGATCAAGGCCTAAACAAGGAAAAACAGACCACAGAGTTCAACATATGAGCACCCGAAGGCAGCGTTTGACACTACACAATACAAAGGTTTTCCTTGTGTTCAGTGGTGGTTTCTGGGTTAATGACATTCTCGCCATAAAGCGATTTTCATCTGAATATTCTTCTATTTATTTCAGCCACTTTTTCTCTGAATAGGCAACTCGGAGTGTTATTTTTTGTTCTGCTAACTGcattaaatcaatgttatttcCTCATAGTgctgtcgaaaaacgaataaatTATATTACTACTTCATTTGTGCTTTTTTGTAAGTCGACTTACAGGACATACTACAAAGCACATTATGAATTttgacatttgaaaaaatattgTAACTGGCCATTTCATCCATCTCTTCCACCCCAAGCAGTTACTGTACCTGTGCAAGATCCCTCCTCCTTGTTTTCAGTGTGTTGGTCCGGATAGTGACAGGTCTCTGAATTTCATTGGCCTCGAGGAAATCAACCAGCTGTAagcaaaaaggaagaaaaacaaactgattcataaaactaaaaaaaaacctgcagtcaaaaaaaaaatcaattaattcAACACATACACTCAATCAGGTCTTGACAACAGCCACATGTTCAAACTATTAAAACCGTGTACATCAATCAGTTCTGATCATGATGAGAAGAAAATCACAATGTGCTGTCTTTGGTacaacagggagagagaaacaagGCACACACACCTCGGAAAGAGGGAAGAGGTCCATTAATTTCTCAATAAGGAAGTGGTTGTAGCTGTAATAAGTACAGAGATCCTTCTTCAAAAGAGAGATGtactctgctctctctttcccctcctccctctttgTTGAGAAATTACAAAGGACATCAATGTTGTCCTTTATTCTTTGATGGATTGTCTTCAGGTCCAGAGTCATGATGCCTAATAATGTCAATAAGAAAAATGATTTAGACTTCTTGCAAAACAATGTGCTGCTTTAAAAAGAATctcattgtgaaaaaaaaacaacgtagtTACTCACCTTCCCTCTCGCTTTCCTCTGCACCAGGTAGCCTAAATTTATCCATTTCATCCATGTTGGCCTGTACGGTGTCTTCCTCATCCATGTCAGTCTCTGATTTCTTTTCCTCTTCGTCATCATCTTCCTtctcatcatcgtcatcatcatcactctcTAGCATGGTTTCCTTCAGCTTTTTCGCTTTCTTGGCTGCACGCTCAATGGGAAGAagctaaataaaaaaggaaagtaCAATGTCTTACCAACTATGTTTACCACATTAACCACCCTTAAACTTTGAAAAATACTTTGTTGCAACATCAAATAGCACGGTTAAATACATCAACAGTGAAGTGAAATCAGGGATTGTATCAGCAAATTTGCAGTTTTagcaattttttaattttaaaagacatttgaaTCACCATTTTAAGTAAAAATTCCAGTCTTGAATAACAACAAACTGCTGGATGGTAAAAAGGTTATAGTAGAATCATTTCACATACTTCCTCTCCATCACTCTCTTCTTCCACTGCTTCCTCACCACTGCCGTCATCAAGTGTACCATAGTCGTCAACCatttcatcatcatcgtcatcatcatcatcctccacTTCTTTCATTTCTAATTTGGCACCCTTCTTTCCTTGGTCTTTTCCTCCCTTcttcatctgctgctgctgctgctgctgctgctgctgctcctcctcctcatcatcctcctcctcctcccagtgTTCATCACTGTCATCCTCACTTTCGGGTTCATCAATTTTGCGCTTCTTCTTAGCTGGTTTCAACCATTTACTGTTCTCATCAGTGAATCCTTTAGAGAAAAAGTACCAGACAATAAATGCCACGTATATATTGTGATTGATTAAAAATAACTACTTTGGCAACAACATTACAAACATTGTGTGactattttatgtttttcttgtttGCAGGTGCTGGATTGTAATTATCGGCACTTATGTAtaacagggtttctgcaggtttcaccaagtcagatttaagaccattatgaatgaaatttaaaacCCTGTATCAcaacttaaaaaacaacaaaaaaaaacacttcagatgtCCGGAAACATTGTCTGAAACAATTCCCCGATTTCCTCATTCGCATTATAGGACTGGTGTCTAGTCACCGTGTGGAGGACCCAGAGCAGCTCTGCTCTTAGCGTTGGCTCTGATCCAAAAGCAACATGGAAGACACTGATGTAGTTACCTTTCTTGGGCTGTTCCTCAGCAGCATCTTTAGGCTTTTTCAAGTTCTGGACTCTTTTTGCAGCTCTGTCAAATAACAACATGAATGAGCAACTTGTCAACAGAGATAGTATTTCATGTTGTGTAATCAGTCAGACTTACCTTTTCCTGCCTCTACTCGAGAGGCGTTTTGGTGCAGTTTCAtctgcaaacaaaaaaataaaactttgtaaaaaaagccataatcaTTGTCAAAGTTGTGAATTATTGTTAAACTTTATAGTATAGATTTCCACAGTTGATGTGTGTCTTTACAAATAGCTGATAGTCACCATCATCAGTTATAAACTTGGCCAACTCGGTCTCTGCTCCTTTCTGCTTCCTGGATTTTCTCCCCGGTCCTCGCTTCACCTTGTTAGTGGGATCCAACTTCCGACCCATGACTCTGatttacacagacacaaaaagcagagaaaagtggctgggttagctcagttggtagagcaggtgcacataaatagaggtttactcctcgacacagcgggTACGGGTTCGACttcgacctgcggccctttgctgcattcccccctctcatatcttcatctgtcctgtggaaataaaggcctaaaaatgccccaaaaaataataattaaaaaaaacagagaaaaatattGTTTCATCTTTCCAAAAACCTGTGTAAAATAACAATGTCAGTGTATAGGAACAGATGCCACTCTTACACTCGTTCTTGAGACCATGTTGTGCTGTAAGTTAGTGGGATGCATTTGCGTGGAAGCACACAACTGTTACATATACGTACACATacttaaatacatacagtaagtcACAGCATGCTGCACTGAACTTCCtatggtgaaaataaattattaataataataataataataataataataataatacttaaaCCCATTGACATAAACACTTCCATAGGTATATTATTTAAAAGTTATCATGAGGTAACGTTAGGCCTCAAATCACAATATTTACTAATAGTTTTATGGTAGCCTACTTCATATTAATTCAAAATTACATTCATGGGGACATAGCTACCCTAAATGTTAAATTTCAAGGCGTTCAAACACTTGTATGTGTAGCTAgtgacacagaaatggcagaaAATGCTGTGACGACCAGTTAGACAAAACAGTTAGCTAGTTTGTCCAATATGTCGTGTTTGCAAGTTAATATACAGACATCGGTTATTACACTGCCTGACTGAGTATTTGCCTAATGAGCTCAACAACAATTCTCCACATACTCACCGATGAATCCGTGTCTTTTTGACCCAACTTCTGATTGTACGGTGTACGATGAAAAACCCACACGTGAGATTACTTCAACACGTTGTGGAAGAGCATCCGGCGCATACAAGTGAAGTAAAGCAAGACACGCACTGCGTTGCATTCAAGCGCTAGGATTGGCCCATGCTGAAGAGTGTTGAGGATTTTGACCAAAGGTTGTTTTGACCAGTCTACGGTTTGGGTtttgaccatagactgtatatatttatagtatATGGTTTTGACCAGCCGCGAAGCTTTTTTCGCCATCATCCCATCTGGCCAATAGTCAAGAAACAAAAACGGTAAATTAACAATAAATTAACTAGTTTCCCATCCATCTAACTCTTCCACTATGTTTTCGTTAGTAAAGCCAGATATTAACCAAAAGTTATCACTTAGCAGTGTGGCAATTTAACGTTAGATAGCGAAAGTAGACACttatttatatactgtctatagtTATTAGGCACCCACTCGTGAATGCGCACTTCCGCCGTGACGCACACATTCCGCGACAGTCCAGCTGAAGGAATCATGGCGGCTCCTAATGAGAAGAAGCGTGGTCTTGAACATTTGGACGAATATGAACCAAAACCAGCCAAACATCTCCGCAGCCTGCACGACCGTATGGCAGAGAGGAGACTGGTTGTTATTCTGGAGGGAGCATCGTTAGAAACAGTGAAGGTAAAGCCTCAGGGTCGTGTTTGTGTGCTGTTGTGATGCAGCCCTACCTGCTACGAGTGGAAGTGACATAAGTGACCATACCTTTAAAATTGGGGCTAACTAATACAATAAGTGCATGTTTTGTATTTCCCAGGTCGGAAAAACCTTTGAGCTGTTAAACTGTGACCAACACAAAAATATGATCGTCAAAAGTGGAAGGAATCCGGGACATATAAGACCAGACATCACACATCAAGTAAGCACTCATTTAGAATAGTATGTACAACTGTATTCTTCAATAATGTCTGTCATGATGATGACCTATAGTCACATTTATGTAACGTAAAAATGAAGCGCATGATTGGTTTATTTAA
This window of the Perca flavescens isolate YP-PL-M2 chromosome 6, PFLA_1.0, whole genome shotgun sequence genome carries:
- the nop2 gene encoding 28S rRNA (cytosine(4447)-C(5))-methyltransferase, with the translated sequence MGRKLDPTNKVKRGPGRKSRKQKGAETELAKFITDDDETAPKRLSSRGRKRAAKRVQNLKKPKDAAEEQPKKGFTDENSKWLKPAKKKRKIDEPESEDDSDEHWEEEEDDEEEEQQQQQQQQQQMKKGGKDQGKKGAKLEMKEVEDDDDDDDDEMVDDYGTLDDGSGEEAVEEESDGEELLPIERAAKKAKKLKETMLESDDDDDDEKEDDDEEEKKSETDMDEEDTVQANMDEMDKFRLPGAEESEREGIMTLDLKTIHQRIKDNIDVLCNFSTKREEGKERAEYISLLKKDLCTYYSYNHFLIEKLMDLFPLSELVDFLEANEIQRPVTIRTNTLKTRRRDLAQALINRGVNLDPLGKWSKVGLVIYDSSVPVGATPEYLSGQYMLQGASSFLPVMALSPQEGELVLDMSSAPGGKTTYIAQLMRNTGTIVANDANADRLKSVVGNVHRLGVTNTVICNYDGRQFPKVMGGFDRVLLDAPCSGTGVIAKDPAVKTSKDEADIQRSAHLQKELILSAIDSVNAESPTGGYLIYCTCSIMVEENEWVVDYALKKRNVKLVPTGLDFGKEGFTRFKERRFHPTLRLSRRFYPHSHNMDGFFVAKLKKFSNVIPTAPAAKEEESTDAPEATAVTDSPEEKPSKSGKTKKIVSGKAGGLKRKAQAQANGTKAKKMANAKPKGKKDLPAGPKKAKVAKMDGETVKGTEAKKPAVKTADETKVSKANKKEGSRFEKKQGKKRKTPMKAKDRMGKNKFRKLKHLLGKQGGE